One Cystobacter fuscus DSM 2262 genomic window carries:
- a CDS encoding DUF2381 family protein: MLPPSPGAVLLAALLTGAAQAAEPPPVPRCAATARFDLAAESPEGALGVCVSADEPTTFVFDSLLPPGAVEMLPDNRSIGVAQGDDFVTVNPRRGFLPGERVKVTVRFADGAAPASATFWLVGHGGLGARRVEVFRQPRPPDVLKKERDEAQAEARQCQEDKARLLAEREEPGGLMGAAWLEGAGVVAYKQLGLLMQQPANALRLDEARSYSYTPTGETHPASVAVRLLLKNPGAEPWTLAGAALVDSAGEQVELARWPLAPIPAKGAGAVVVGIKEERAQLGCPCTLKLWEATGPRTVTLGNVEFPVSQPAGP, encoded by the coding sequence GTGCTGCCCCCCTCTCCCGGTGCCGTCCTGCTGGCCGCCCTGCTCACTGGCGCCGCGCAAGCCGCAGAGCCGCCCCCCGTCCCCCGCTGCGCCGCGACAGCTCGCTTTGACTTGGCGGCGGAGTCCCCGGAGGGGGCTCTCGGCGTGTGCGTCAGCGCGGACGAGCCGACGACGTTCGTCTTTGATTCCCTCTTGCCGCCGGGAGCCGTGGAAATGCTGCCGGACAATCGCTCCATAGGTGTTGCGCAGGGGGATGACTTCGTGACCGTGAATCCCAGGCGGGGATTTTTGCCCGGGGAGCGAGTCAAGGTGACGGTGCGCTTCGCGGATGGTGCGGCCCCGGCCAGTGCGACCTTTTGGCTGGTGGGGCATGGTGGACTCGGGGCGCGAAGGGTGGAGGTTTTCCGCCAGCCTCGCCCGCCTGACGTGCTCAAGAAAGAGCGTGACGAAGCACAGGCCGAAGCGCGCCAGTGCCAGGAAGACAAAGCGAGGCTTTTGGCCGAGCGTGAGGAGCCGGGCGGGCTCATGGGAGCCGCGTGGCTGGAGGGGGCCGGGGTCGTGGCGTACAAGCAGCTTGGCTTGCTGATGCAGCAGCCAGCCAATGCGCTGCGGCTCGATGAAGCCCGGAGCTACAGCTACACGCCCACGGGCGAGACCCACCCGGCAAGCGTGGCTGTGCGGTTGCTCCTCAAGAACCCCGGCGCCGAGCCCTGGACGCTGGCGGGGGCGGCGCTGGTGGACTCGGCGGGGGAACAGGTGGAGCTTGCCCGTTGGCCACTGGCGCCCATCCCCGCGAAGGGTGCCGGTGCCGTCGTGGTGGGCATCAAGGAGGAGCGCGCGCAGCTCGGCTGCCCCTGCACCCTCAAGCTATGGGAGGCAACCGGGCCGCGCACCGTCACCCTCGGGAACGTCGAGTTCCCGGTGAGCCAGCCGGCGGGGCCCTGA
- a CDS encoding DsbA family protein yields the protein MSRLHRGVDTNDWAKGPADAPVTLLEYGDFECPFCGRAAWELKRLESAIGDRVRFVFRHFPLTQLHPHALLAAEAAEAAGAQGRFWEMQDVLFQNQQNLEAPALLTSAADLGLDMGRFTRDLQEHRSLPKVQRDFIEGVRSGVNGTPTFFINGERHNGAYTAEALLAAIEQRVGPDIEPMTGLPWEGDRVPRMGRPQSRMHVGGAGAL from the coding sequence ATGAGCAGACTTCACAGAGGCGTGGACACCAATGACTGGGCGAAGGGGCCGGCCGATGCCCCCGTCACCCTCCTGGAGTACGGCGACTTCGAGTGTCCCTTCTGTGGGCGCGCCGCCTGGGAGCTGAAGCGGCTCGAGAGCGCTATCGGAGACCGGGTCCGCTTCGTCTTCCGCCACTTCCCCCTCACCCAGCTCCACCCGCACGCGCTGCTGGCCGCGGAGGCCGCGGAGGCCGCCGGCGCGCAGGGAAGGTTCTGGGAGATGCAGGACGTGCTCTTCCAGAACCAGCAGAACCTGGAGGCTCCCGCGCTGCTGACGTCCGCGGCCGACCTGGGGCTCGACATGGGCCGCTTCACTCGCGACCTCCAGGAGCACCGCTCCCTGCCGAAGGTCCAGCGCGACTTCATCGAGGGCGTGCGCAGTGGCGTGAACGGCACCCCGACCTTCTTCATCAACGGGGAGCGCCACAACGGCGCCTACACGGCCGAGGCGCTGCTCGCCGCCATCGAGCAGCGGGTGGGGCCCGACATCGAGCCGATGACGGGGCTTCCCTGGGAAGGCGACCGCGTGCCGCGCATGGGCCGGCCCCAGTCGCGCATGCATGTAGGGGGCGCAGGGGCCCTGTGA
- a CDS encoding helix-turn-helix domain-containing protein yields MEDDLLQKRLGEAARTAREALGLTQAQVADAARMSPAVYGRIERGGMMPSVPALRRLAVALGVSPAVLLDMSAREMPTTDKDLSPEIRKAVGILRTWPESKVAVGCALLRVLDAAPMREEEARLEKGAGAVGGAADLERSPAFEGSTCRPGPAV; encoded by the coding sequence ATGGAAGATGACCTTCTACAAAAGAGACTCGGCGAGGCAGCCCGAACCGCACGAGAGGCGCTCGGGCTCACTCAGGCACAAGTAGCCGATGCGGCAAGGATGAGTCCGGCCGTGTATGGGCGCATCGAGCGCGGCGGGATGATGCCGAGCGTTCCGGCGCTGCGAAGGCTCGCGGTCGCCTTGGGTGTTTCCCCGGCTGTGCTCCTGGATATGAGCGCGCGAGAGATGCCTACCACCGACAAGGATCTGTCCCCCGAGATCCGAAAAGCTGTCGGGATCCTGCGGACGTGGCCGGAGTCCAAGGTCGCGGTCGGGTGTGCACTGCTGCGCGTGCTCGACGCTGCGCCGATGCGCGAGGAAGAGGCCCGTCTCGAAAAAGGGGCGGGGGCGGTGGGTGGGGCGGCCGACTTGGAGCGGTCGCCAGCCTTTGAGGGGTCCACCTGCCGCCCCGGTCCCGCTGTCTGA
- a CDS encoding ISAs1 family transposase codes for MLTRLGLTFKEIVGPRASRGKRHGLGALLSLLVVGMATGRRVLRQVEALGEDLVREGTEPKGLSGAVSDTTLDRLLSQLGPEGWDKVLQQSVRTALEQGVLRQDKLAAGVVSIDGKAGESTRGQAPCEPCHTLRDEQGQEYWYPFALRAALTSSRACPVLDQMMLEGKQGEATAFAKLLGRVVEKYGEHFKYVTGDAGLTSAANARAVREAGKHYLFALKENFSRLHDVAWIALATAPVQVRVREKARGEWVERELRVTPVPETEEFPEARQWIWVRSTREREGRLPEVQTRLFLTSIPSGELSGEQMLTVVRGHWGIENGPNWTADVVLEEDTASASLRGQAPVVLSWLRLLAYNLLALVRTHLPPKDGRPVSYARTQEVLYQGLLGLAVLPETLAALA; via the coding sequence ATGCTGACGCGATTGGGACTGACGTTCAAGGAGATAGTGGGCCCGCGGGCCAGTCGCGGCAAGAGGCACGGGTTGGGGGCGCTCCTGTCGCTGCTGGTGGTGGGGATGGCGACGGGAAGAAGAGTGCTGCGACAGGTAGAGGCATTGGGGGAGGACCTGGTGCGTGAAGGGACGGAGCCGAAGGGGTTGAGCGGAGCGGTGTCGGACACGACGTTGGATAGACTGCTCAGTCAGCTTGGGCCCGAGGGATGGGACAAGGTGTTGCAGCAGTCGGTGCGGACAGCACTCGAGCAGGGAGTGCTGAGGCAAGACAAGCTGGCGGCGGGAGTGGTGTCGATTGACGGCAAGGCGGGGGAGAGCACGCGAGGACAAGCGCCGTGCGAGCCCTGTCACACACTCCGGGATGAGCAAGGGCAGGAGTATTGGTACCCCTTCGCGCTCCGGGCGGCGCTCACCAGCAGCAGGGCGTGCCCGGTGCTCGACCAGATGATGTTGGAAGGCAAGCAAGGAGAAGCGACGGCCTTTGCGAAGTTGCTCGGACGAGTCGTGGAGAAGTATGGCGAGCACTTCAAGTATGTGACAGGGGACGCGGGGCTGACGAGCGCGGCGAACGCGAGGGCGGTGAGGGAAGCGGGCAAACATTACCTGTTCGCGCTCAAGGAGAACTTCAGCCGGTTGCACGACGTGGCGTGGATAGCGCTGGCAACGGCCCCGGTACAGGTGAGAGTGAGAGAGAAGGCGCGGGGCGAGTGGGTGGAAAGGGAGTTGAGAGTCACGCCCGTACCCGAGACAGAAGAGTTTCCCGAAGCCCGGCAATGGATATGGGTGCGCAGCACGCGGGAGCGCGAGGGGCGTTTGCCCGAGGTGCAGACGCGACTGTTTCTCACCTCCATTCCCAGTGGGGAGTTGTCGGGGGAGCAGATGCTGACAGTAGTGAGAGGGCATTGGGGAATAGAGAACGGGCCGAACTGGACGGCGGACGTGGTGCTGGAGGAAGACACGGCCTCGGCCAGCCTACGGGGGCAGGCTCCCGTGGTGCTCAGTTGGCTGCGGCTGCTGGCCTACAACCTGTTGGCGTTGGTGCGCACACACCTGCCCCCAAAAGACGGCAGGCCCGTGTCCTATGCTCGCACCCAGGAAGTGCTCTACCAAGGCTTGCTGGGCCTGGCGGTGCTCCCGGAGACTCTGGCCGCACTTGCCTGA
- a CDS encoding serine/threonine protein kinase yields MGLVLRHPEIEEMIGDYKVVGLLGAGGLGIVYKVERGGRFFALKLLLVSTLDGRGKREIGILIHLENPGVVRYVGSDFWPDPAIGHPYIVMEFVPGDTLFAFAYSQNPSARKATRIVLEVAVTLGEVHAAGVFHRDVKPENILIREGSEKPILIDFGIGSLACAPTVTGSQLPPGTEEYRSPEQIRFQRANPDGTGQYEYGPADEMWALGVAYYWLLTDELPFGERTDPGGLDGLRERILTYRPDAPHVVNPRVPLAASLLCMRMLAARPEERFPVVATLCAALNESLSTAESDATWEVPLGDPDDPQLTTTAEDPERQEASEQRRAFLRLRKQRPRRGRPLPKRDRVFFLPEQMAAPRVPPAAAHPDEIPTGGAPGVAAPAGGHEPPAPSAPVPPARELKPAAAAPHPRRAAWRLGLAGAVLLVAVVALSVGANLGGPGSMGRTSEAGPELPLPSTSPATSATDAGVRGREVAPDAKALESLPGGDATPVGAQLPASTANAMLRTSAQTPKNETPKPQMQGAGFRLLVKPAAVAVCALLDGGCTAPTSQVRPEPPAITCPQAWRETHKRFNVARVTPIATVRGYKGEAGEAARVKDGPAVLEVGVPTSMGSVGDFPDGTLLLGAWKLGDSRLFGTFTEAKVPGEGTLPVCLVAGLDAVTVYADEHDKPFDCPPGLGVCLTPGTTPGNAKTPTRVFLDVPVEQP; encoded by the coding sequence GTGGGACTGGTACTCAGACACCCGGAAATCGAAGAGATGATCGGGGACTACAAGGTCGTGGGGCTTTTGGGCGCGGGGGGCCTCGGGATCGTCTACAAGGTCGAGCGCGGGGGCCGCTTCTTCGCGTTGAAGCTCCTCCTGGTCTCCACGCTGGACGGCAGGGGCAAGCGGGAGATCGGCATTCTCATTCACCTGGAGAATCCCGGTGTCGTCCGTTACGTAGGATCGGACTTCTGGCCCGACCCGGCTATCGGCCATCCCTATATCGTGATGGAATTCGTGCCGGGCGACACTCTCTTTGCGTTTGCCTACAGCCAGAATCCATCGGCGCGGAAGGCGACGCGCATCGTTCTGGAAGTGGCGGTGACGCTCGGGGAGGTACACGCGGCGGGCGTGTTTCACCGTGACGTGAAGCCGGAGAACATCCTCATTCGGGAAGGGAGCGAGAAGCCGATCTTGATTGATTTCGGAATTGGTTCTCTTGCCTGTGCCCCGACGGTCACCGGCTCGCAGCTCCCGCCCGGGACAGAGGAATACCGCTCCCCCGAGCAGATACGCTTCCAGCGCGCCAACCCAGACGGCACGGGTCAATACGAGTACGGGCCTGCCGACGAGATGTGGGCGTTGGGCGTGGCCTATTACTGGCTGCTGACGGATGAGCTGCCCTTTGGCGAGCGCACGGATCCGGGTGGACTGGATGGACTGCGCGAGCGCATTTTGACGTACAGGCCGGATGCGCCCCACGTCGTCAATCCGCGCGTGCCGCTGGCAGCCTCGCTGCTGTGCATGAGGATGCTTGCTGCGCGACCGGAGGAGCGTTTCCCGGTGGTTGCGACGCTGTGCGCGGCTTTGAATGAGTCCCTGTCCACCGCTGAGAGCGACGCCACCTGGGAAGTGCCGCTCGGGGACCCGGACGATCCGCAGCTCACAACCACGGCCGAGGACCCGGAACGGCAAGAGGCGAGCGAGCAGCGGCGCGCGTTTCTAAGGCTGAGGAAGCAACGCCCCCGGCGCGGGCGTCCCCTGCCGAAAAGGGACCGGGTGTTCTTCCTGCCCGAGCAGATGGCAGCCCCACGGGTCCCACCAGCAGCCGCACACCCGGACGAGATCCCCACGGGGGGCGCTCCGGGCGTGGCCGCGCCCGCTGGGGGGCACGAGCCGCCCGCTCCGAGCGCCCCGGTGCCGCCAGCTCGCGAACTCAAGCCCGCCGCCGCCGCTCCCCACCCCCGTCGCGCCGCGTGGCGCCTGGGGCTCGCTGGGGCCGTGCTGCTGGTGGCCGTCGTTGCCCTGTCCGTGGGCGCGAACCTGGGGGGACCTGGCTCTATGGGGCGCACCAGCGAGGCAGGGCCGGAGCTGCCACTACCATCCACGTCCCCCGCCACCAGCGCAACCGATGCAGGCGTGCGCGGTCGTGAAGTGGCGCCCGATGCAAAGGCGCTGGAATCTCTCCCCGGAGGAGACGCGACACCCGTTGGGGCTCAACTTCCCGCGTCTACCGCTAACGCCATGCTTCGCACGTCCGCTCAGACGCCCAAGAACGAAACGCCGAAACCACAGATGCAAGGTGCAGGGTTCCGCTTGCTGGTGAAGCCCGCAGCCGTCGCGGTCTGTGCGCTGCTCGATGGGGGATGCACCGCGCCCACTTCCCAGGTGCGCCCCGAGCCCCCCGCGATTACGTGCCCCCAGGCTTGGCGGGAGACCCACAAGCGGTTCAACGTTGCTCGCGTTACCCCGATTGCAACGGTGAGAGGGTACAAGGGAGAGGCCGGAGAGGCGGCCAGGGTGAAGGATGGCCCCGCTGTCCTCGAAGTGGGTGTCCCTACCTCAATGGGTAGCGTTGGGGATTTTCCTGACGGGACCTTGCTTCTTGGCGCGTGGAAGCTGGGCGATAGCCGCCTTTTCGGCACCTTCACCGAGGCAAAGGTTCCAGGCGAGGGGACTCTCCCCGTGTGTTTGGTTGCTGGCCTGGATGCCGTCACGGTCTACGCGGACGAGCACGACAAGCCTTTCGATTGTCCCCCTGGATTGGGCGTCTGCCTCACTCCCGGAACCACGCCCGGCAACGCCAAAACACCTACGCGCGTTTTTCTCGATGTGCCTGTCGAGCAGCCCTGA
- a CDS encoding helix-turn-helix domain-containing protein, which translates to MKGKPGKKEGATKGRNRTELSIQIGKAARAARLKLKLTQEDIAERVGLTPEVYGRLERGAMLPSTPTLTKICVALGLSADLLVGLVEREATQTQPAPDEELTPEIRRLLRLVRTMDPQQLAIFKGTATGLARLNKRRQQQGKRDREHGAII; encoded by the coding sequence ATGAAAGGGAAGCCAGGTAAAAAGGAGGGCGCCACCAAGGGGAGAAACCGAACCGAACTCAGTATTCAAATCGGCAAGGCTGCGCGGGCGGCCCGGTTGAAATTGAAACTGACTCAGGAGGACATAGCCGAGCGAGTCGGGTTGACGCCGGAAGTGTATGGGAGGCTGGAGCGAGGCGCCATGCTTCCGAGCACGCCAACGCTAACGAAGATCTGCGTTGCACTTGGGCTCTCTGCTGACTTGCTTGTGGGGCTCGTCGAAAGGGAAGCCACTCAGACCCAACCGGCACCCGACGAAGAACTGACGCCGGAGATCAGGCGGTTGCTGCGGCTGGTGCGAACGATGGATCCCCAGCAGCTCGCCATTTTCAAGGGAACGGCGACCGGGTTGGCCAGGCTCAACAAGAGGCGGCAGCAGCAAGGCAAGCGTGATAGGGAACACGGCGCCATCATCTGA
- a CDS encoding ankyrin repeat domain-containing protein: protein MSKDLFAAIRQHDTARVKALLEGGANPNEPQSEGRGLRPLQEAIFALCDGGEVDMLQVLIEHGADVNAWDVERDQTPLLTAVCEQEVEALEVLVRAGADPNVRSGGGDTPLRICAESGYLAMAALLLYAGAARTINDWGGISGYTALGLAALRLDLPMIKLLLAAGADPRAPDEDKRPAHYCMPPRAESDSQTWDAAFELLGGAKDRMPL from the coding sequence ATGTCGAAGGATCTTTTCGCTGCGATCAGGCAGCACGATACAGCACGGGTCAAGGCACTGCTAGAAGGGGGAGCCAATCCGAACGAGCCACAGTCAGAGGGGCGGGGGCTGCGCCCGCTGCAAGAGGCCATCTTCGCACTCTGCGATGGAGGCGAGGTCGACATGCTCCAGGTGCTCATCGAGCACGGCGCGGACGTCAATGCCTGGGATGTCGAGCGGGACCAAACCCCTCTATTGACGGCCGTCTGCGAGCAAGAGGTGGAAGCCCTCGAGGTGCTCGTGAGGGCGGGGGCCGACCCCAATGTGCGCAGCGGCGGAGGCGACACGCCGCTGCGGATATGCGCGGAGTCGGGCTACTTGGCTATGGCGGCTCTGCTGCTGTACGCGGGGGCCGCCCGGACCATCAACGACTGGGGCGGGATTTCCGGATACACGGCTCTCGGGCTTGCGGCACTTCGATTGGACCTCCCCATGATCAAGCTGCTGCTCGCCGCAGGCGCTGACCCGAGGGCCCCAGACGAAGACAAGCGGCCCGCTCATTACTGCATGCCACCGCGCGCTGAATCCGATTCCCAGACATGGGACGCAGCGTTCGAGCTGCTCGGAGGAGCGAAGGACCGCATGCCGTTGTAG
- a CDS encoding aminotransferase class III-fold pyridoxal phosphate-dependent enzyme, protein MASTGRSKFVSIEDSYHGNSLGTMSVGASEYREDLPNLLRGCLKVKRPLDANAVDRVERLLRKRDVAAFIMEPIICNLGALVPDAQFMRGLQRLCRRYGTLLILDEVATAAGSRRQRRPCSASVTLPPRGQLPRWGGLS, encoded by the coding sequence ATGGCCTCCACCGGCCGCTCGAAGTTCGTGTCCATCGAGGACAGCTACCACGGCAACTCCCTGGGCACGATGAGCGTGGGCGCCTCCGAGTACCGGGAGGACCTGCCCAACCTGCTGCGCGGCTGCCTCAAGGTGAAGCGCCCCCTGGACGCCAACGCGGTGGACCGGGTGGAGCGGCTCCTGCGCAAGCGGGACGTCGCCGCCTTCATCATGGAGCCCATCATCTGCAACCTGGGCGCACTCGTCCCCGACGCGCAGTTCATGCGCGGCCTCCAGCGTCTGTGCCGCCGCTACGGGACGCTGCTCATCCTCGATGAGGTGGCCACGGCCGCAGGCAGCAGACGTCAGCGCAGGCCCTGCAGTGCGTCGGTTACCCTTCCGCCGCGCGGCCAGCTCCCTCGGTGGGGCGGGTTGTCCTGA
- a CDS encoding DUF5953 family protein codes for MEVACRGLTDAPLDLDNPASPDALKRAHERFPEIGGRAAP; via the coding sequence ATGGAGGTCGCGTGCCGCGGGCTCACGGACGCGCCGCTCGACCTGGACAACCCGGCCTCCCCGGACGCGCTCAAACGGGCCCACGAGCGCTTCCCGGAGATTGGAGGGCGCGCAGCCCCTTGA
- a CDS encoding serine/threonine protein kinase: MADSSGPRLIFEFEGFKYEVYDTQVLNRDYDTLLLAWRHPISGSMGRRSRVILKPVQVSSDRERGERVWEEVQLASHLEHPGIAKVYGFASHGDTAYVVMEHLRGCYLLTAMDFALLVERRLSPAFAAYVAAEVAGALGYAHQRISSEGHPMHIVHRAVGPMRIRLGFDGRVKLTNFGAAYSELRDRLKTPPGLLRGDPAYCSPEVLRAVMESTGSRTDPLIGGMIDGRADVFSLGLVLLEMLLAEYPLDLTDTPVEGAPVGFSFPVRAERTTQLSLDVLAYRLLRFHPSEAERRLEFAPGPLRSIVRRALQPDPRERFSAAEMREELLVYLGTVEPPVLADEAAAELKAIFEAAARVKRLTANPIERTALTPDEDEG, translated from the coding sequence ATGGCGGACAGCTCCGGCCCGCGTCTTATCTTCGAATTCGAGGGCTTCAAATACGAGGTTTACGACACCCAGGTTCTAAACCGGGATTACGACACGCTTCTTCTTGCCTGGAGGCACCCCATCAGCGGAAGCATGGGCCGTCGCTCAAGGGTCATTCTCAAGCCTGTGCAGGTGTCCTCAGACCGTGAGAGGGGTGAGCGGGTTTGGGAAGAGGTGCAGCTCGCGTCGCACCTGGAGCACCCGGGCATCGCCAAGGTTTACGGCTTCGCTTCCCATGGCGACACCGCCTATGTGGTCATGGAGCACTTGCGCGGTTGCTACCTCCTCACCGCGATGGATTTCGCGCTGCTGGTGGAGCGTCGTCTGTCGCCCGCCTTTGCGGCATACGTCGCGGCGGAAGTAGCGGGTGCGCTTGGTTACGCTCACCAGCGCATCAGCAGTGAAGGCCACCCGATGCACATCGTCCATCGCGCCGTGGGTCCCATGCGGATCCGTCTCGGGTTTGATGGGCGCGTCAAGCTCACGAACTTCGGTGCTGCGTACTCGGAGCTGCGCGACCGCTTGAAGACGCCGCCCGGCTTGCTGCGCGGCGACCCGGCCTACTGTTCGCCCGAGGTTCTGCGAGCTGTGATGGAGTCCACCGGGAGCCGAACCGACCCGCTTATCGGGGGAATGATTGACGGCAGAGCGGACGTGTTCTCGCTCGGGCTTGTGCTGCTGGAAATGCTGCTGGCTGAATACCCGCTCGACCTGACTGATACCCCTGTGGAGGGTGCCCCGGTCGGGTTCTCATTCCCTGTGCGTGCCGAGCGGACCACACAGCTTAGCCTGGACGTGTTGGCTTACCGGCTGCTGCGCTTTCACCCTTCGGAAGCGGAACGTCGACTTGAGTTCGCGCCCGGTCCTTTGCGGTCCATTGTCCGGCGTGCGCTCCAACCGGATCCGCGCGAGCGTTTTTCTGCCGCCGAGATGCGCGAAGAGCTGCTCGTCTACCTGGGGACCGTAGAGCCGCCGGTCCTCGCTGATGAGGCCGCAGCAGAGCTGAAGGCGATTTTCGAGGCTGCCGCAAGGGTCAAGCGACTGACGGCGAACCCCATCGAGCGGACGGCGCTAACGCCCGACGAGGACGAGGGTTAG
- a CDS encoding glutathione-independent formaldehyde dehydrogenase — translation MKALVYEGPRKVSVKEVPDAKIERPTDVVVRIRSTNICGSDLHMYEGRTDMESGRVLGHENLGEVVEVGSAVDKLKVGDWVAVPFNVSCGHCENCEHGLTAFCLNANPSGTAGAAYGFADMGPYNGGQAEYLRVPWADFNCLRLPEDAEEKQLDYVMLADILPTGYHVTELAGLMPGESVVIFGGGPVGQMAALSATIKSASKVMVVDCHPDRLALAEKIGAIPIDYSKVDPVERVKELTKGKGADRGCECVGYQAHDPQGREHPNLTMNNLVKAVKFTGGIGVVGVFIPNDPGGPDSLAKKGEIVFDWGMLWFKGQRVATGQCNVKAYNRQLRELIHLGKVKPSWIVSHTLPLDKAPDGYQHFDKRDRGWTKVVLQPAA, via the coding sequence ATGAAGGCACTCGTCTACGAGGGACCGCGCAAGGTCAGTGTGAAAGAAGTGCCGGACGCGAAGATTGAGCGGCCCACCGATGTGGTGGTGCGCATTCGCAGTACCAACATCTGCGGCTCCGACCTGCACATGTACGAAGGCCGCACCGACATGGAGTCGGGCCGGGTGCTCGGGCACGAGAACCTCGGAGAGGTGGTCGAGGTCGGCTCGGCGGTGGACAAGCTGAAGGTGGGCGACTGGGTGGCCGTTCCCTTCAACGTCAGCTGTGGCCACTGCGAGAACTGCGAGCACGGCCTGACCGCCTTCTGCCTCAACGCCAACCCGTCGGGGACGGCCGGCGCCGCCTACGGCTTCGCCGACATGGGGCCCTACAACGGCGGGCAGGCCGAGTACCTGCGCGTGCCCTGGGCCGACTTCAACTGCTTGCGGCTGCCGGAGGACGCCGAGGAGAAGCAGCTCGACTACGTGATGCTCGCCGACATCTTGCCCACCGGCTACCACGTCACCGAGCTCGCCGGGCTCATGCCGGGCGAATCCGTCGTCATCTTCGGTGGAGGGCCCGTGGGACAGATGGCCGCGCTCTCCGCCACCATCAAGAGCGCGAGCAAGGTGATGGTCGTCGACTGCCATCCGGACCGGCTCGCTCTCGCCGAGAAGATTGGCGCCATCCCCATCGACTACTCGAAGGTGGACCCCGTCGAGCGGGTGAAGGAGCTCACCAAAGGCAAGGGCGCCGACCGCGGCTGCGAGTGCGTGGGCTACCAGGCGCACGACCCGCAGGGGAGGGAGCACCCCAACCTGACGATGAACAACCTGGTGAAGGCGGTGAAGTTCACCGGCGGCATCGGCGTGGTGGGCGTCTTCATCCCCAATGACCCCGGCGGCCCCGACTCCTTGGCCAAGAAGGGTGAGATCGTCTTCGACTGGGGCATGCTCTGGTTCAAGGGGCAGCGCGTGGCGACCGGCCAGTGCAACGTGAAGGCCTACAACCGCCAGCTGCGCGAGCTCATCCACCTGGGCAAGGTGAAGCCCTCGTGGATCGTCTCGCACACGCTCCCGCTCGACAAGGCGCCGGACGGCTACCAGCACTTCGACAAGCGCGACAGGGGCTGGACCAAGGTCGTCCTGCAGCCGGCCGCATGA
- a CDS encoding redoxin domain-containing protein, translating into MATLAPPPPASGVLVHGLPAGTRAPELDLPSTPDGRRVKLSDQKGSPAVLVFYPGDFTPVCTNELGLFNELMPVFGQFGAKVFGISCDSLWSHIAFAKELHIQIPLLSDFHPKGEVSRRYNVYREDVGICERALYVIDGKGDIYWSYVSPIELNPGADGVIDALERLTGKQMEFPTFQPQQQPPQPEART; encoded by the coding sequence ATGGCCACACTCGCTCCTCCTCCTCCAGCTTCGGGCGTCCTTGTGCACGGTCTGCCAGCCGGTACGCGCGCACCCGAGCTGGACCTTCCATCCACCCCTGATGGGCGACGGGTCAAGCTCTCGGACCAGAAGGGCTCCCCCGCCGTCCTCGTCTTCTACCCGGGGGACTTCACCCCCGTCTGCACCAACGAACTGGGGCTCTTCAACGAGCTGATGCCCGTGTTCGGCCAGTTCGGCGCGAAGGTGTTCGGCATCTCGTGCGACTCCCTCTGGAGCCACATCGCCTTCGCCAAGGAGCTCCACATCCAGATTCCGCTCCTCTCCGACTTCCATCCGAAGGGAGAGGTCTCGCGCCGCTACAACGTCTACCGGGAGGACGTCGGCATCTGCGAGCGGGCGCTCTACGTCATCGACGGCAAGGGCGACATCTACTGGAGCTACGTCTCGCCCATCGAGCTCAACCCCGGCGCGGACGGCGTCATCGACGCGCTCGAGCGGCTGACCGGCAAGCAGATGGAGTTCCCCACCTTCCAGCCACAGCAGCAGCCACCTCAGCCGGAGGCCCGGACATGA